A genomic segment from Nitratiruptor sp. YY08-10 encodes:
- the atpA gene encoding F0F1 ATP synthase subunit alpha, with product MAQKLQADEISSIIKERIEDFELKIDVEETGKVISFGDGVAKVFGLNNVMAGEMLEFENGDKGMALNLEETNVGVVVLGRGEGIREGSSVKRLGQLLKAPVGEALVGRVINAIGEPIDGKGPIEATEYRYVEEKAPGIMARKSVHEPLQTGIKAIDALVPIGRGQRELIIGDRQTGKTTVAIDTIINQKGQDVVCIYVAVGQKQSTVAQVVKKLEEHGAMDYTIVVNAGASEPAALQFLAPYTGVTIGEYFRDNGKHALIVYDDLSKHAVAYREMSLILRRPPGREAYPGDVFYLHSRLLERAAKLNDKLGAGSLTALPIIETQAGDVSAYIPTNVISITDGQIFLESDLFNAGIRPAINVGISVSRVGGAAQIKAMKQVAGTLRLDLAQYRELEAFAQFASDLDEASRQQLERGMRMVEILKQPPYSPLPVEKQVVIIYAGANGYLDDIEVSAIGKFEYELYSFIEAKYPQIFELIRERKALDDEIKGLLNKAIEEFKASFSAE from the coding sequence AACTGAAAATCGATGTAGAGGAAACAGGGAAAGTTATCTCTTTCGGTGATGGAGTTGCAAAAGTATTCGGCCTAAACAACGTCATGGCCGGAGAGATGCTTGAATTTGAAAATGGCGATAAAGGTATGGCGCTCAACCTGGAAGAGACAAATGTAGGTGTGGTTGTCCTCGGACGAGGTGAAGGTATTCGTGAAGGAAGCAGTGTAAAACGACTCGGACAGCTTTTGAAAGCTCCGGTTGGCGAAGCGCTTGTGGGTCGTGTTATCAACGCTATCGGTGAGCCGATTGATGGAAAAGGTCCAATTGAAGCGACCGAATACCGATATGTGGAAGAGAAAGCGCCTGGTATTATGGCGAGAAAATCTGTTCATGAGCCACTTCAAACCGGTATCAAAGCGATCGATGCTCTAGTTCCAATTGGTCGAGGTCAGCGGGAGCTTATCATCGGGGACAGACAAACTGGTAAAACGACAGTAGCTATCGACACGATCATCAATCAAAAAGGTCAGGATGTCGTTTGTATCTATGTTGCAGTGGGACAAAAGCAGTCTACTGTTGCGCAGGTTGTGAAAAAACTCGAAGAACATGGCGCGATGGATTATACCATCGTAGTAAATGCAGGAGCAAGTGAGCCTGCAGCACTTCAATTCTTGGCTCCATATACCGGTGTGACAATCGGGGAATATTTCAGAGATAACGGTAAACACGCACTCATCGTTTATGATGATTTGAGTAAACACGCGGTTGCATACCGAGAAATGTCATTGATTCTTAGAAGACCTCCTGGACGGGAAGCATATCCTGGGGATGTATTTTATCTGCACTCAAGACTTCTTGAGCGAGCTGCAAAACTCAACGATAAGCTCGGTGCAGGAAGTTTGACAGCATTGCCTATCATTGAAACGCAGGCTGGAGACGTTTCTGCGTATATTCCAACAAACGTAATCTCCATTACAGATGGACAGATCTTTTTGGAATCTGATCTTTTCAACGCTGGTATCAGACCTGCGATCAATGTTGGTATCTCCGTATCACGAGTTGGTGGTGCAGCACAGATCAAAGCGATGAAACAAGTTGCAGGTACACTTCGACTAGACCTTGCACAGTACCGAGAGCTTGAAGCATTCGCTCAGTTCGCAAGTGATTTGGACGAGGCGAGTCGTCAGCAGCTAGAACGCGGTATGAGAATGGTAGAGATCCTTAAACAGCCTCCATACTCTCCGCTACCTGTTGAAAAACAGGTCGTTATCATCTATGCGGGAGCAAATGGATACCTTGATGACATTGAAGTAAGTGCAATCGGAAAATTTGAGTATGAACTCTATAGCTTTATTGAAGCAAAATATCCTCAGATTTTCGAGCTCATCCGAGAGAGAAAAGCACTCGATGATGAGATTAAGGGGCTACTCAATAAAGCGATTGAAGAGTTCAAGGCAAGCTTTAGTGCCGAATAA
- the atpG gene encoding ATP synthase F1 subunit gamma, giving the protein MANLKDIKRKIGSVKNTQKTTRAMKLVSTAKLRRTEELAKRTKYFEDAINATLRQIASSIKKYKVGGIKGRYFEEPEADGVVDIIFITADKGLCGGFNYQTIKTVRSLLEEYQSKGAKVRLRAVGKKGIEFFNFQGYELSDSVVGLSSSPNYEDAKNYILKSVEDFLEGKTDKVILIHNGYKNMITQEMKAIQLLPIDISKYTQEVDGSMLEMEPDESEKVLESLLNKYIEFNMYYALIDSLAAEHSARMQAMDAATNNAKEMVRSLTISYNKARQESITTELIEIISGMEAMK; this is encoded by the coding sequence ATGGCAAATTTAAAAGATATCAAGCGAAAGATCGGGAGTGTCAAAAATACCCAGAAGACTACCCGAGCTATGAAGCTTGTTTCCACTGCGAAACTTCGCAGAACGGAAGAGCTTGCAAAAAGAACAAAATATTTTGAAGATGCGATCAACGCAACTTTGCGTCAAATTGCATCTTCAATAAAAAAATACAAAGTCGGCGGAATCAAGGGCCGATATTTTGAAGAGCCTGAAGCAGATGGTGTCGTAGATATCATCTTCATTACTGCCGATAAAGGTTTATGTGGCGGTTTCAATTACCAAACGATCAAAACTGTGCGATCGCTGCTTGAAGAGTACCAGTCAAAAGGCGCAAAAGTTAGACTTCGAGCGGTTGGCAAAAAAGGAATCGAGTTTTTTAATTTTCAAGGATATGAACTCAGTGACTCCGTTGTCGGGCTTAGTTCATCACCAAATTATGAAGATGCGAAGAACTATATCTTGAAATCTGTGGAAGATTTCCTTGAAGGAAAGACGGATAAGGTTATCTTGATCCATAACGGGTACAAAAATATGATTACCCAGGAGATGAAAGCGATTCAACTTTTGCCGATCGATATCAGTAAATATACCCAAGAAGTAGATGGATCTATGCTTGAAATGGAACCGGATGAGAGTGAAAAAGTTCTTGAATCGCTTCTTAATAAATATATAGAATTTAACATGTATTATGCTTTGATCGATTCATTGGCTGCAGAACACAGTGCGCGAATGCAAGCTATGGATGCGGCAACGAACAACGCAAAAGAGATGGTACGATCACTTACCATTTCATACAATAAAGCACGACAAGAATCTATCACCACTGAACTTATCGAGATTATCAGTGGTATGGAAGCTATGAAATAA
- the atpD gene encoding F0F1 ATP synthase subunit beta translates to MANKIGKIIQVMGPVVDVDFEDYLPAINEALEMELKVEDKKIRLVLEVAAHLGDNRVRTIAMDMTDGLVRGMEVQATGAPIKVPVGEEVLGRIFNVIGDTIDEGEPLQAKTYWSIHRSAPPFEEQSTKEEIFETGIKVVDLLAPYKKGGKTGLFGGAGVGKTVIIMELIHNVAYKHSGYSVFAGVGERTREGNDLYYEMKESNVLDKVALCYGQMNEPPGARNRIALTGLTMAEYFRDEMGLDVLMFIDNIFRYAQAGAEMSALLGRIPSAVGYQPTLASEMGRLQERITSTKKGSITSIQAVYVPADDLTDPAPASVFAHLDATTVLNRRIAEKGIYPAVDPLDSTSRMLDPNIVGEEHYKVARGVQAVLQKYKDLQDIIAILGMDELSEEDKLTVERARKIERFLSQPFFVAEVFTGAPGKYVTLQETIEGFKGLLEGKYDDIPEAAFYMVGNIDEALEKAEKLKAK, encoded by the coding sequence ATGGCGAATAAAATAGGTAAAATTATCCAGGTCATGGGTCCCGTCGTCGATGTGGATTTCGAAGATTATCTTCCTGCCATCAACGAAGCATTGGAGATGGAGTTGAAAGTTGAAGATAAAAAAATAAGACTCGTTTTGGAAGTTGCAGCCCATTTGGGAGACAACAGAGTTCGAACAATCGCAATGGATATGACAGATGGTCTTGTTCGAGGCATGGAAGTACAAGCAACAGGTGCTCCTATTAAAGTTCCTGTTGGTGAAGAGGTACTTGGACGTATCTTCAACGTAATTGGTGACACCATCGATGAAGGCGAGCCTCTTCAAGCAAAAACATACTGGTCAATCCACAGAAGCGCACCTCCTTTTGAAGAGCAAAGTACTAAAGAGGAGATTTTTGAAACAGGGATCAAAGTTGTCGACCTTCTTGCACCATACAAAAAAGGTGGAAAAACAGGTCTTTTCGGTGGTGCAGGTGTTGGTAAGACAGTTATCATCATGGAGCTCATCCACAATGTTGCATATAAACACTCCGGATACTCTGTATTTGCTGGCGTTGGTGAGCGAACGCGGGAAGGGAACGATCTGTACTATGAAATGAAAGAGTCCAACGTTTTGGACAAAGTTGCACTGTGCTATGGTCAGATGAACGAGCCTCCAGGTGCAAGAAACAGAATCGCACTTACTGGTCTTACAATGGCTGAGTATTTCCGAGATGAAATGGGACTCGATGTATTGATGTTCATTGATAATATTTTCCGATACGCTCAGGCAGGTGCTGAAATGTCCGCACTTCTTGGACGAATTCCATCTGCGGTTGGTTATCAACCTACCCTTGCAAGTGAAATGGGACGACTTCAAGAGCGGATTACATCGACAAAAAAAGGTTCTATCACATCTATTCAGGCAGTCTATGTACCAGCAGATGACTTGACAGACCCTGCTCCAGCATCTGTGTTTGCACACCTTGATGCGACAACAGTTTTGAATAGACGAATTGCGGAAAAAGGTATCTATCCAGCGGTGGATCCACTTGATAGTACATCACGAATGCTTGATCCGAACATCGTTGGCGAAGAGCATTACAAAGTTGCTCGAGGTGTTCAGGCAGTGCTACAAAAATATAAAGATTTGCAAGACATTATCGCAATTCTTGGTATGGATGAACTTTCTGAAGAGGATAAACTCACAGTTGAGCGAGCTCGAAAAATTGAAAGATTCTTGTCTCAGCCATTCTTCGTTGCTGAAGTATTCACAGGTGCGCCTGGTAAATATGTAACATTACAAGAGACTATTGAAGGATTCAAAGGATTGCTTGAAGGAAAATATGACGACATTCCTGAGGCAGCATTCTATATGGTAGGAAATATTGACGAGGCTCTTGAAAAAGCAGAAAAACTTAAAGCGAAATAA
- the atpC gene encoding ATP synthase F1 subunit epsilon — MDTLKLEIVTPEGLIFQGDVKSVTFPGEEGEFGVLPKHASLLSLLKPGVIEIELPDGKKESIVINWGHVNVSENQATALVEGAVPLEGATESEIAKRIEEAKKLIERASENKAALATVEARIEKAAKIV, encoded by the coding sequence ATGGATACATTGAAGCTTGAAATAGTTACGCCAGAAGGTCTCATATTTCAAGGAGATGTAAAAAGCGTAACATTTCCTGGGGAAGAGGGTGAGTTTGGGGTTCTCCCAAAACATGCCTCTTTGCTGTCCCTTCTTAAACCCGGTGTAATAGAAATAGAGCTTCCAGATGGAAAAAAAGAGTCTATTGTAATCAACTGGGGACATGTCAATGTCTCTGAAAATCAGGCAACTGCTCTTGTTGAGGGTGCTGTGCCGTTAGAAGGTGCGACTGAAAGTGAAATAGCCAAAAGAATCGAAGAGGCTAAAAAACTTATCGAAAGAGCAAGCGAAAACAAAGCAGCACTTGCAACTGTGGAAGCTCGAATCGAAAAAGCGGCAAAAATCGTCTAA
- a CDS encoding MotA/TolQ/ExbB proton channel family protein, which translates to MGFDLILAYLQKSNAITIAVLVLLSLYFLLVNWLFFYRYLYLLFWQNREKNSLQTISMGNNRPAPNSFLQTCLGKSKITKTMQDFCIQNGTQEATSGLTFLSIAASTSPFIGLFGTVVSILETFYVLGSTKASISTISASIGEALVATAAGIFVAVFAYSYHLILKRKAYELVTTLSMQLDLLMDR; encoded by the coding sequence ATGGGTTTTGATCTTATTCTGGCCTACCTGCAAAAAAGCAACGCGATAACGATAGCAGTCCTTGTACTGCTGTCACTCTACTTTTTATTGGTGAATTGGCTCTTTTTTTATCGCTATCTCTATCTTCTTTTTTGGCAAAACAGAGAGAAGAACTCTTTGCAAACCATCAGCATGGGCAATAATCGTCCAGCTCCAAACTCATTTTTACAAACATGTTTAGGAAAAAGCAAGATAACGAAGACAATGCAGGATTTTTGTATACAAAATGGTACGCAAGAGGCAACATCTGGCCTTACTTTTTTGTCTATAGCTGCTTCTACATCTCCTTTTATAGGACTTTTTGGCACTGTTGTATCGATTTTAGAGACATTTTATGTTCTTGGATCCACAAAAGCCAGCATATCGACGATTTCAGCTTCCATCGGTGAAGCGTTGGTCGCTACTGCAGCAGGTATTTTTGTGGCCGTTTTTGCATATAGCTATCATCTTATTTTGAAACGAAAAGCCTATGAACTGGTGACAACGCTTTCCATGCAGTTAGATCTTTTAATGGATCGATAA
- a CDS encoding biopolymer transporter ExbD, with product MFDWDEKPELNITPLVDVMLVLLAILMVAAPAIVYQEDINLPQGSKTKSYQKVKSIQIKITKDKTITVGKERLNYKNFADSFIMLANRFDRKTPVYIAADKSLRYGDIMYVLKVVKEAGFSKVSLITNG from the coding sequence ATGTTTGATTGGGATGAAAAACCGGAACTCAATATCACTCCGCTTGTCGATGTGATGCTGGTGCTGTTGGCCATTTTGATGGTAGCAGCGCCTGCTATCGTATATCAAGAAGATATCAATCTTCCCCAGGGTTCAAAGACAAAAAGCTATCAAAAAGTAAAAAGCATTCAGATAAAGATCACGAAAGACAAAACAATCACTGTTGGAAAAGAGCGATTGAATTATAAAAATTTTGCAGATAGCTTCATCATGCTTGCGAACAGATTCGATAGGAAAACTCCTGTATACATAGCAGCGGACAAATCATTACGCTATGGCGATATCATGTATGTGCTCAAAGTTGTAAAAGAAGCCGGATTTTCAAAGGTGTCGCTAATAACAAATGGATAG
- a CDS encoding energy transducer TonB has product MDRFTLGIFSLTLSIALYLLIVLGVLHFFTQENPTKIAIKAQSIDIMISEPKKEMKKVVTKKRVEKKSTPKKHKKSGSKSPKKRANIKNLFASLDTKSLHAETPKRKSTEVSRFKGKGGKKAQKLLEKLQLKEFQPAQEKSIKSVEGKQDPYLEKVYKILYTYWIPSKESAGAQAKVKIIIDTQGNFDYKVLQYSNNETFNEELDEYLQAMKSEHFPKPDQKRELTVLFVAKD; this is encoded by the coding sequence ATGGATAGATTTACACTAGGTATCTTTTCTTTAACTCTCTCTATCGCTCTGTATCTTCTCATTGTATTGGGTGTATTGCATTTTTTTACACAAGAAAATCCAACAAAAATTGCCATAAAAGCGCAAAGTATCGACATTATGATAAGTGAACCAAAAAAAGAGATGAAAAAAGTCGTAACAAAAAAGAGAGTGGAAAAAAAGAGTACGCCGAAAAAACACAAAAAGAGTGGTTCGAAGTCTCCTAAAAAAAGAGCAAATATCAAAAATCTTTTTGCTTCGCTTGATACAAAGTCATTGCACGCCGAAACACCAAAACGAAAATCGACCGAGGTGAGCAGGTTTAAAGGCAAAGGGGGAAAAAAAGCGCAAAAACTTCTGGAAAAGTTGCAACTCAAAGAGTTTCAGCCTGCCCAAGAAAAATCTATAAAATCAGTTGAAGGCAAACAAGATCCTTACCTTGAAAAGGTCTATAAGATTCTTTATACCTACTGGATACCGTCCAAAGAGAGTGCGGGAGCACAGGCAAAAGTGAAAATTATCATCGATACGCAAGGTAATTTTGATTATAAAGTTCTGCAATATTCTAACAATGAAACCTTTAATGAAGAGCTTGATGAGTATCTTCAGGCTATGAAATCAGAACATTTTCCAAAGCCAGATCAGAAAAGAGAGCTGACAGTACTTTTTGTTGCCAAAGATTGA
- the tolB gene encoding Tol-Pal system protein TolB, which produces MARLIFFILLTLTLYAQDMTLEIVKDVGNRPKIIVEDHSSNINYMLRKKFLKLINADLEVTSHFDVLKDESGVHNEGYLLKYELMYDDYGHLGVQILFADLAQKVILLKKRYKISDNDRYPFLAHRIVYDINAKLHLPDVSFLKSFVVFSKYVGPRRADIVISDYTLTYQKTVVHGGLNIFPKWADRTQRAFYYTSMQKVPTLYKVDIYKGTRTKIIQSEGMLVCSDVSSDGKKLLLTMAPNYQPDIYELDLRSKTLRRLTTYPGIDVNGNYVEDGNRIVFVSDRLGNPTIFAKRIGSKAVERVVYHGKNNSACTTYKDYVVYSSRETDNAFGSNTFNLYLTSTTSDYIRRLTANGINIFPRFAADGETILFIKMFKRQSALGVIRLQYNKSYIYPLHVGRIQSIDW; this is translated from the coding sequence ATGGCAAGACTTATCTTCTTTATACTTCTAACCTTAACATTATACGCACAGGATATGACGCTTGAAATCGTCAAAGATGTAGGAAACCGGCCAAAAATTATCGTTGAAGACCACTCTTCAAATATCAATTATATGCTCAGAAAGAAATTTTTAAAGTTGATCAATGCCGACTTGGAGGTGACCTCTCATTTTGATGTTCTTAAAGATGAGAGTGGTGTCCACAATGAAGGATATCTTTTAAAATATGAATTGATGTACGATGATTACGGTCATTTGGGTGTACAGATCCTTTTTGCAGATCTTGCACAAAAGGTTATTTTGCTCAAAAAACGGTACAAAATTTCTGATAATGACCGATATCCTTTCTTGGCTCACAGAATCGTATATGATATCAATGCCAAACTGCATCTGCCGGATGTCTCTTTTTTGAAAAGTTTCGTTGTTTTTTCAAAATATGTCGGTCCAAGAAGAGCGGATATCGTTATCAGCGATTATACATTGACATATCAAAAGACGGTTGTGCATGGGGGACTCAATATTTTTCCAAAATGGGCAGACAGAACACAAAGAGCGTTTTATTATACCTCTATGCAAAAGGTTCCGACTCTGTATAAAGTAGATATATATAAAGGAACACGAACCAAAATAATTCAGAGCGAAGGAATGTTGGTATGTTCGGATGTGAGTAGTGATGGAAAAAAACTTTTGCTCACTATGGCACCAAATTATCAGCCCGATATTTACGAGTTGGATCTCAGAAGTAAAACTCTCAGACGTCTCACTACATATCCGGGCATCGATGTCAACGGCAACTATGTCGAAGATGGCAATCGTATCGTCTTTGTATCCGACAGACTCGGTAATCCTACCATTTTTGCCAAGAGGATTGGATCCAAAGCGGTAGAGAGAGTGGTGTATCATGGAAAAAACAACAGCGCTTGTACCACGTATAAAGATTATGTAGTCTATTCAAGCAGAGAAACGGACAATGCTTTTGGTAGCAATACGTTCAATCTCTATCTCACTTCTACAACGAGCGATTATATACGAAGATTGACAGCAAATGGTATCAATATCTTTCCGCGTTTTGCCGCAGACGGTGAGACGATTCTATTTATTAAAATGTTCAAACGTCAAAGTGCACTGGGTGTTATCCGGCTTCAATATAACAAAAGCTATATCTATCCGCTCCATGTTGGAAGGATACAGTCGATAGATTGGTAA
- a CDS encoding OmpA family protein: MKARDILTSAVIIGFLISGCAKKVEVEAPQTQATEQQEATEVTEGSGIQTIGNDQEMMEEAKLRKMKAIEAQSKKIYFDFDKYNIRPDQQPRVEFDAKLFNSEEAKPFNIKVEGNCDEWGTDEYNYALGLKRAKSVRDALAARGVAKDRMTLISYGESNPVCTEHTKECWAKNRRVEFELIP; this comes from the coding sequence ATGAAGGCAAGAGATATACTGACTTCAGCCGTAATTATCGGCTTTTTAATCAGTGGTTGTGCGAAAAAGGTAGAAGTGGAAGCTCCTCAAACACAAGCTACAGAGCAGCAAGAGGCTACTGAAGTTACGGAAGGTTCAGGCATACAGACAATCGGAAATGATCAAGAGATGATGGAAGAAGCGAAACTTAGAAAAATGAAGGCTATAGAAGCGCAAAGCAAAAAGATCTACTTCGATTTTGACAAATACAACATTCGTCCGGATCAACAGCCGAGAGTTGAGTTTGATGCAAAACTGTTCAATTCCGAAGAAGCAAAACCATTCAATATCAAAGTGGAAGGGAACTGTGACGAGTGGGGGACAGATGAGTACAACTACGCTCTTGGCCTCAAACGAGCCAAAAGTGTACGAGACGCGCTTGCTGCGAGAGGTGTGGCAAAAGATCGCATGACGCTTATCAGTTACGGAGAATCTAATCCAGTCTGTACAGAACATACCAAAGAGTGCTGGGCAAAAAATAGACGCGTTGAATTTGAACTCATTCCATAA
- a CDS encoding tetratricopeptide repeat protein produces MRYLVLFLASILMAAEPSVFEAGNLDSDQPYGLTQSEKHILQNKKAIKKLQENLYTVQSKVDRIDERVKGLESIVEGLDENIRELKKRLKEKSGNDERIAQLQKDLNASMSIQKENFEQIKKILKELSSLIDQINSTYVTKDELKSELSKIYALIKKQNVSKKSGAQLFKEALHSFRKKEYEKAKELFGYAIQKHYKPATSNFYIAESCYYQKNYACAVKHYKKSASLYQKASYMPTLLLHTAVSLEKLGRKKEAKKFYRNLVSLYPKSKAAKIAKKKLK; encoded by the coding sequence GTGCGATATTTGGTGCTCTTTCTTGCTTCAATACTAATGGCTGCAGAGCCATCGGTATTTGAAGCGGGCAATCTTGATTCTGATCAGCCATACGGATTGACTCAAAGTGAAAAGCATATTCTGCAGAACAAGAAAGCCATCAAAAAACTGCAGGAGAATCTTTATACAGTCCAATCAAAAGTTGACAGAATCGATGAAAGAGTCAAAGGGTTAGAGAGTATCGTAGAAGGATTGGATGAGAATATTCGTGAACTCAAAAAGAGATTGAAAGAAAAAAGTGGCAATGATGAAAGGATCGCTCAGCTTCAAAAAGATCTCAATGCCTCAATGAGTATACAAAAAGAGAATTTCGAGCAGATCAAAAAGATCCTCAAAGAGCTATCGTCCCTCATCGATCAGATCAACTCCACATATGTAACGAAAGATGAGCTCAAATCGGAACTTTCCAAAATCTATGCATTGATCAAAAAGCAAAATGTTAGTAAAAAAAGTGGAGCGCAACTTTTTAAAGAGGCTTTGCACAGTTTTCGAAAAAAAGAGTATGAGAAAGCCAAAGAACTTTTTGGATACGCCATTCAGAAACACTACAAGCCTGCGACAAGTAATTTTTATATAGCTGAGTCGTGCTATTATCAAAAAAACTATGCTTGCGCTGTGAAACATTATAAAAAGAGTGCCTCTTTGTATCAAAAAGCTTCCTATATGCCGACCCTTTTACTTCATACAGCCGTTTCATTGGAAAAACTTGGACGAAAAAAAGAGGCAAAGAAATTTTATAGAAATCTAGTGAGTCTCTATCCAAAAAGCAAAGCCGCGAAAATAGCGAAAAAAAAGTTAAAATAG
- a CDS encoding peptidylprolyl isomerase: MAIEDNKVVGIEYTVKDAKTGEVIDSNVGHKPLRFITGKGQIIPGLESKIKEMNVGENADVLVKAEEAYGQKDENAVQTLPREQFQGIDLQEGMTLYGQGENGETVQVTVQSFNDNEVTIDFNHPLAGKDLMFTVAIKEVREATPEEVMTGQVQEDEHCGSGSCGCSH, translated from the coding sequence ATGGCAATCGAAGACAATAAAGTAGTAGGCATCGAATATACGGTAAAAGATGCAAAAACAGGTGAAGTGATTGACAGTAATGTTGGTCATAAACCATTACGATTTATCACTGGAAAAGGTCAGATTATTCCAGGACTCGAATCGAAAATCAAAGAGATGAATGTAGGCGAAAACGCAGACGTTCTTGTTAAAGCAGAAGAAGCATATGGTCAAAAAGACGAAAATGCTGTTCAGACGCTTCCACGAGAGCAGTTCCAAGGAATCGATCTTCAAGAAGGGATGACACTCTATGGACAGGGAGAAAATGGAGAAACTGTTCAAGTAACAGTGCAATCTTTCAATGATAACGAAGTAACTATTGATTTTAACCATCCTTTGGCCGGAAAAGACCTTATGTTTACTGTAGCGATCAAAGAAGTTCGAGAAGCAACTCCAGAAGAGGTGATGACAGGCCAAGTTCAAGAAGACGAACACTGCGGAAGCGGCAGCTGCGGCTGTAGCCACTAA
- the fabD gene encoding ACP S-malonyltransferase produces the protein MQQFTFLFPGQGSQKIGMGKDFVENSPMAKELVEAASDRLHVDFQKLLFEENDLINQTQYTQPAILLVSTIAHALFRSSCDQKPKYTLGHSLGEFSALVASGALDPIDAVELVHMRGKFMQEAAKEADGGMMVVMGLEDAVVEAICEEARSQGKRVWPANYNSDGQIVVAGIKADLNAVAPLFKEKGAKRALLLNMSVASHCPLMEPAREPLREYLEKFIRNAFEVPVVANVDAKPYNTKTEAIRKLDEQLVKPVLYKQSIKSIENENDLFIELGEGCVLSGINRRVTKVPTLCIKDMKSLEETLQKLS, from the coding sequence ATGCAACAATTCACTTTTTTATTTCCAGGACAAGGTAGTCAGAAAATCGGTATGGGAAAAGATTTCGTCGAAAATTCTCCTATGGCGAAAGAACTTGTAGAAGCAGCGAGCGATCGATTGCACGTTGATTTTCAAAAGCTGCTTTTCGAAGAAAACGATCTTATCAATCAGACCCAATATACCCAACCTGCCATTTTGCTTGTCAGTACCATCGCTCATGCACTCTTTCGATCCAGCTGTGATCAAAAACCAAAATATACTTTAGGCCACTCTTTGGGCGAATTCAGCGCACTTGTCGCTTCAGGGGCCCTCGATCCTATTGATGCGGTGGAACTGGTACATATGAGAGGGAAATTTATGCAAGAAGCCGCGAAAGAGGCGGATGGCGGCATGATGGTTGTGATGGGTTTAGAGGATGCTGTGGTAGAGGCGATTTGTGAAGAGGCAAGATCACAAGGAAAAAGAGTATGGCCCGCAAACTACAACAGTGATGGTCAGATTGTCGTTGCAGGAATCAAGGCTGATTTGAATGCAGTTGCTCCGCTCTTTAAAGAAAAAGGCGCAAAAAGAGCACTCCTTCTTAACATGAGTGTAGCGAGTCACTGTCCGTTGATGGAGCCGGCGAGAGAACCTTTGAGAGAATATCTCGAAAAATTTATCCGAAACGCCTTTGAAGTTCCTGTGGTAGCTAATGTTGATGCAAAACCCTATAATACAAAAACAGAGGCTATTCGTAAGCTTGATGAGCAGCTCGTCAAACCTGTTTTGTACAAACAATCGATCAAATCGATCGAAAATGAGAACGATCTCTTCATTGAACTTGGTGAAGGATGTGTACTCAGCGGTATCAATAGAAGGGTAACAAAAGTACCTACGCTTTGTATCAAAGATATGAAAAGCCTCGAAGAGACTCTCCAAAAACTCTCCTAA